A genomic region of Chionomys nivalis chromosome 12, mChiNiv1.1, whole genome shotgun sequence contains the following coding sequences:
- the Dnajc9 gene encoding dnaJ homolog subfamily C member 9 isoform X1, producing MGLLELCEQVFGTADLYRVLGVRREASDGEIRRGYHKVSLQVHPDRVDEDQKEDATRRFQILGRVYAILSDKEQRAVYDEQGTVDEDSGGLNQDRDWDAYWRLLFKKISLEDIQAFEETYKGSEEELADIKQAYLDFKGDMDQIMESVLCVQYTDEPRLRNIIQQAIDAKEVPSYSAFVKESKQKMNARKRRAQEEAKEAELTRKELGLQEGVDNLKALIQSRQKDRQKEMDNFLAQMEAKYCKPSKGKRTAPKKEKK from the exons ATGGGGCTGCTGGAGCTCTGTGAGCAGGTGTTCGGCACCGCCGACCTCTACCGGGTGCTGGGCGTGCGGCGTGAGGCTTCCGACGGCGAGATCCGACGCGGCTACCACAAGGTGTCCCTGCAGGTGCACCCCGACCGCGTAGACGAGGATCAGAAAGAGGATGCCACCCGCCGCTTCCAG ATCTTGGGAAGAGTCTATGCGATTCTGAGTGACAAGGAGCAGAGAGCAGTGTACGATGAACAGGGGACAGTGGACGAGGACTCTGGTGGCCTCAACCAGGACCGGGACTGGGATGCGTATTGGAGGTTACTCTTTAAAAAG ATATCGCTAGAAGACATTCAAGCATTTGAAGAGACGTACAAGGGTTCTGAAGAAGAGCTAGCCGATATTAAGCAGGCCTATCTGGACTTCAAGGGCGACATGGATCAGATCATGGAGTCTGTGCTTTGTGTGCAGTACACAGACGAACCCAGGCTAAGGAACATCATTCAACAAGCTATTGATGCCAAGGAGGTCCCATCGTACAGTGCCTTCGTCAAAGAGTCTAAACAAAAGATGAATGCAAGGAAAAGGAGG GCTCAGGAAGAAGCTAAAGAGGCAGAGTTGACCAGAaaggagctggggctgcaggaagGAGTGGATAACCTGAAAGCACTCATCCAG AGCAGACAAAAGGATCGgcaaaaggaaatggacaattttctggctCAGATGGAAGCAAAATACTGCAAACCTTCCAAAGGGAAAAGGACGGCTcccaagaaggaaaagaaataa
- the Mrps16 gene encoding 28S ribosomal protein S16, mitochondrial, with the protein MVHLTTFLCKAYRGGHLTIRLALGGCTNRPFYRIVAAHNKCPRDGRFVEQLGSFDPLPNSNGEKLVALNLNRIRYWIGCGAHLSKPMEKLLGLSGFYPLHPMMITNAERLRRKRAQEALLASQKTESEPGETEAS; encoded by the exons ATGGTCCACCTTA CAACCTTTCTCTGCAAAGCGTACCGTGGGGGCCACCTAACCATCCGCCTCGCCTTGGGTGGCTGCACCAACCGGCCCTTTTACCGCATCGTGGCTGCTCACAACAAGTGTCCCAGGGATGGCCGCTTCGTGGAGCAGTTGGGCTCCTTCGATCCGCTGCCCAACAGTAACGGAGAAAAACTGGTTGCCCTCAACCTGAACCGGATCCGGTATTGGATTGGCTGTGGGGCTCACCTCTCTAAGCCTATGGAGAAACTTCTGG GTCTTTCTGGCTTTTACCCCCTGCATCCAATGATGATTACAAATGCTGAGAGACTTCGGAGGAAGAGAGCTCAAGAAGCCCTCTTAGCGTCGCAGAAAACAGAATCGGAGCCTGGAGAAACGGAAGCAAGCTGA
- the Dnajc9 gene encoding dnaJ homolog subfamily C member 9 isoform X2 yields the protein MGLLELCEQVFGTADLYRVLGVRREASDGEIRRGYHKVSLQVHPDRVDEDQKEDATRRFQILGRVYAILSDKEQRAVYDEQGTVDEDSGGLNQDRDWDAYWRLLFKKISLEDIQAFEETYKGSEEELADIKQAYLDFKGDMDQIMESVLCVQYTDEPRLRNIIQQAIDAKEVPSYSAFVKESKQKMNARKRRAQEEAKEAELTRKELGLQEGVDNLKALIQA from the exons ATGGGGCTGCTGGAGCTCTGTGAGCAGGTGTTCGGCACCGCCGACCTCTACCGGGTGCTGGGCGTGCGGCGTGAGGCTTCCGACGGCGAGATCCGACGCGGCTACCACAAGGTGTCCCTGCAGGTGCACCCCGACCGCGTAGACGAGGATCAGAAAGAGGATGCCACCCGCCGCTTCCAG ATCTTGGGAAGAGTCTATGCGATTCTGAGTGACAAGGAGCAGAGAGCAGTGTACGATGAACAGGGGACAGTGGACGAGGACTCTGGTGGCCTCAACCAGGACCGGGACTGGGATGCGTATTGGAGGTTACTCTTTAAAAAG ATATCGCTAGAAGACATTCAAGCATTTGAAGAGACGTACAAGGGTTCTGAAGAAGAGCTAGCCGATATTAAGCAGGCCTATCTGGACTTCAAGGGCGACATGGATCAGATCATGGAGTCTGTGCTTTGTGTGCAGTACACAGACGAACCCAGGCTAAGGAACATCATTCAACAAGCTATTGATGCCAAGGAGGTCCCATCGTACAGTGCCTTCGTCAAAGAGTCTAAACAAAAGATGAATGCAAGGAAAAGGAGG GCTCAGGAAGAAGCTAAAGAGGCAGAGTTGACCAGAaaggagctggggctgcaggaagGAGTGGATAACCTGAAAGCACTCATCCAG gcGTAA